The following are from one region of the Nicotiana tabacum cultivar K326 chromosome 3, ASM71507v2, whole genome shotgun sequence genome:
- the LOC107796984 gene encoding protein DETOXIFICATION 2-like: protein MEEQLLENGENNRWIITREWDTYYEELKKLTRIAAPMVAVSVLQYLLQVVSVMMVGHLDQIISLSTVAIATSITNVTGFSLLSGLVGGLETLCGQAYGAQEWQKVGTYTYSAVISLLLVCLPISIMWLFMDKLLILMGQDPVISVEASKCSMWLIPALFGGAILRPIFRYLQIQSLILPMLLSAFVVLCLHISLCYLFIFKLGVGKSGAAIAFSFSIWTFVALLVSYIKRSSSCERTRTPLNKDAFLAIRKFFRYATPSALMVCLKWWSLEVLILLSGLLPNPKLETSVLSICLTISALHFSIPFGLGAGASTRVSNELGSGNPQKALVAVRVAMSLAVAETVVVSTVTFLCRGVLGKAYSNDQQVVDYVAAITPFLCLSIVTDSLQAVISGIARGSGWQIIGAYVNLGAFYLVGIPVAAILCFLIHLRAKGLWIGLLVGSAIQAATLSFILGFIDWQKQAIKAKKRISERISSEENE, encoded by the exons ATGGAAGAACAGTTGCTGGAAAATGGAGAGAACAACAGATGGATAATAACAAGGGAATGGGATACTTATTATGAAGAACTGAAGAAGTTGACTCGTATAGCAGCACCAATGGTGGCAGTTTCTGTATTGCAGTATCTGTTGCAAGTTGTATCGGTGATGATGGTGGGACATCTTGACCAGATCATTTCCCTGTCAACTGTTGCTATTGCTACTTCTATAACCAATGTTACCGGTTTCTCTCTTCTT TCAGGGTTGGTTGGAGGCTTGGAGACTCTGTGTGGGCAAGCTTACGGAGCACAAGAATGGCAAAAAGTCGGTACTTATACTTACAGTGCAGTAATATCTTTACTTCTTGTGTGCCTACCAATCAGTATCATGTGGCTTTTCATGGACAAGCTGCTTATTTTAATGGGACAAGACCCTGTAATTTCAGTTGAAGCTTCAAAGTGCTCTATGTGGCTTATCCCTGCACTCTTTGGTGGTGCAATTCTTAGGCCCATATTCAGATATTTGCAGATTCAGAGTTTGATTCTCCCAATGCTCCTCAGTGCCTTTGTGGTTTTATGTCTCCACATATCTCTGTGCTATCTTTTCATATTTAAGTTGGGAGTAGGAAAATCAGGTGCAGCTATAGCCTTTAGTTTTTCTATCTGGACTTTTGTAGCATTGCTTGTGTCTTACATCAAACGATCGAGCTCTTGTGAGAGGACTCGAACTCCTCTGAATAAAGATGCTTTCCTTGCTATTCGGAAATTCTTCCGCTATGCAACTCCATCTGCTTTAATGGTTTG CCTCAAATGGTGGTCACTTGAGGTGCTTATTTTGCTATCTGGCCTTTTACCAAATCCAAAACTTGAAACTTCAGTACTATCAATATG CTTAACGATATCAGCATTGCATTTTTCTATACCATTTGGATTGGGAGCTGGCGCGAG CACGAGGGTGTCGAATGAATTGGGATCTGGGAATCCTCAGAAGGCTCTAGTGGCAGTTAGAGTTGCAATGTCTCTTGCAGTTGCAGAGACAGTAGTGGTGAGCACAGTAACATTCTTGTGCCGCGGAGTTCTGGGTAAAGCCTATAGCAATGATCAGCAAGTGGTGGATTATGTTGCTGCAATTACCCCTTTCCTCTGTCTATCAATCGTCACAGATAGCTTACAAGCAGTCATCTCTG GAATAGCAAGGGGAAGTGGATGGCAGATTATTGGGGCATATGTGAATCTTGGAGCATTCTATTTGGTTGGAATCCCAGTTGCTGCCATATTGTGTTTTCTTATACATTTGAGAGCAAAAGGCCTTTGGATTGGACTTTTGGTTGGTTCTGCAATACAAGCAGCTACTCTTTCCTTCATACTAGGTTTCATTGATTGGCAAAAGCAG GCGATAAAGGCTAAGAAGAGGATATCAGAAAGGATATCATCAGAAGAGAATGAATAG